The following coding sequences are from one Achromobacter sp. B7 window:
- the infB gene encoding translation initiation factor IF-2, producing MSSNTVAQFATELKMPANVLLDQLRSAGVDLKSVDDSVTDSDKAKLLESLRRAHGATEGKKITLTRRQTSEIRQADATGRSRTIQVEVRKKRVFVKRDPSEIALEQAASARAEDEVAIEEEQQVSAPAAPEAPAVVEPRETTADKAEASAPAAAQEPVAVEAPAPVEAPAPVEPVAAEVPAPVEAQAAEVQAQPEPEPTPAPAPAEPVAEEAKPEVKTESTEPKAEEAKPEPVVLANKSDTPSPEATAPIAQAQPAAKSEPVKTAAPAPAAPPVKVGNRADNRRAGPPLAASATSGGRDEARRAAEAEAAALREMLNRPRKVLRAPEPEAPAAAAAAPISGTLHKPAGKPGATPGAKKDAKPAAPGAKKTIKTAEVASTWSDDASRKKPADKPAAPASRDGWRAGGKGGGKGGGRGGRNQQNDRRNEPAPQEFIAREVHVPETISVADLAHKMSVKAAEVIKHLMKLGQMVTINQVLDQETAMIVVEELGHVAIAAKLDDPEAFLDESATVSEAEQLPRAPVVTVMGHVDHGKTSLLDHIRRAKVAAGEAGGITQHIGAYHVQTERGMVTFLDTPGHEAFTAMRARGAKATDIVILVVAADDGVMPQTREAIHHAKAAGVPMVVAVTKIDKPSANPERVKQELVAEQVVPEEYGGDVPFVGVSAKTGEGIDDLLENLLLQAEVLELKAPEDAPAKGLVIEARLDKGRGPVATILVQSGTLKRGDVVLAGASFGRVRAMLDENGKPIQSAGPSIPVEIQGLTEVPAAGDELMALSDERKAREIALFRQGKFRDVKLARQQAAKLESMFDNLGEGTQTLTLIVKTDVQGSQEALVQSLVKLSTDEVRVQVVHAAVGGISETDINLAIASNAVVIGFNVRAEASAKKLAENNGIDVRYYNIIYDAVDEVKAAMSGMLAPEKKEEIIGLVEIREVYSISRLGNIAGCMVLDGIVRRDSQVRLLRNNVVHWTGHLESLRRFKDDVKEVKSGFDCGLTLRGNNDIQVGDQLEVFEIKEIARTL from the coding sequence ATGTCGAGTAACACCGTCGCCCAGTTCGCTACCGAGCTGAAAATGCCTGCCAATGTGCTGCTGGATCAGCTGCGCTCGGCTGGTGTTGACCTCAAATCGGTTGACGATTCCGTCACCGACAGCGACAAGGCGAAATTGCTCGAATCGCTGCGTCGCGCCCATGGCGCGACCGAAGGCAAGAAGATCACCTTGACGCGCCGCCAGACGTCCGAGATCCGGCAGGCTGATGCCACCGGCCGCTCGCGCACGATTCAGGTCGAAGTGCGCAAGAAGCGCGTGTTCGTCAAGCGTGATCCCTCCGAAATCGCCCTTGAGCAAGCCGCGTCCGCGCGTGCCGAAGATGAAGTTGCGATCGAAGAAGAGCAGCAGGTGTCCGCGCCGGCTGCACCCGAGGCTCCTGCCGTGGTCGAGCCCCGCGAGACCACTGCCGACAAGGCCGAGGCTTCGGCCCCTGCCGCGGCACAAGAGCCCGTTGCTGTAGAAGCGCCCGCGCCGGTTGAAGCGCCCGCGCCTGTTGAACCCGTCGCGGCCGAAGTGCCCGCCCCCGTCGAGGCGCAAGCCGCCGAAGTCCAGGCCCAGCCTGAACCCGAACCGACGCCGGCGCCTGCTCCTGCCGAGCCCGTGGCCGAAGAGGCCAAGCCCGAAGTTAAGACTGAATCCACCGAGCCCAAGGCTGAAGAAGCCAAGCCGGAACCCGTTGTGCTAGCCAATAAGTCCGATACACCTTCCCCCGAGGCCACTGCGCCGATCGCCCAGGCGCAGCCTGCCGCGAAGTCCGAACCCGTGAAAACCGCCGCGCCCGCGCCGGCCGCGCCCCCCGTCAAGGTGGGCAACCGTGCCGACAACCGCCGCGCCGGCCCGCCCCTTGCTGCGTCCGCTACGTCGGGTGGCCGCGATGAGGCGCGCCGTGCCGCCGAGGCCGAAGCCGCCGCGCTGCGCGAGATGCTGAATCGTCCGCGCAAGGTGCTGCGTGCTCCTGAACCGGAGGCCCCCGCTGCCGCCGCTGCCGCGCCGATTTCCGGCACGCTGCACAAGCCGGCCGGCAAGCCGGGTGCCACGCCTGGCGCCAAGAAGGACGCCAAGCCCGCCGCTCCTGGCGCGAAAAAGACCATCAAGACCGCCGAAGTTGCTTCGACCTGGTCGGATGACGCCTCGCGCAAGAAGCCCGCCGACAAGCCGGCCGCCCCGGCCAGCCGTGATGGCTGGCGTGCAGGTGGCAAGGGTGGTGGCAAGGGCGGCGGCCGTGGTGGCCGCAACCAGCAGAACGACCGCCGCAACGAGCCCGCACCGCAGGAATTCATTGCACGCGAAGTTCACGTGCCGGAAACCATCAGCGTGGCCGACCTGGCTCACAAGATGTCCGTGAAGGCCGCCGAAGTCATCAAGCATCTGATGAAGCTGGGCCAGATGGTCACCATCAACCAGGTGCTGGACCAGGAAACGGCCATGATCGTGGTCGAGGAACTGGGCCACGTGGCCATCGCCGCCAAGCTGGACGATCCGGAAGCATTCCTGGACGAATCCGCCACGGTGTCCGAAGCCGAACAACTGCCGCGCGCTCCGGTCGTGACCGTCATGGGCCACGTCGACCACGGCAAGACCTCGCTGCTGGATCACATCCGCCGCGCCAAGGTTGCCGCGGGCGAAGCCGGCGGCATTACGCAACACATTGGCGCCTACCACGTTCAAACCGAACGCGGCATGGTGACCTTCCTTGACACCCCGGGCCACGAGGCGTTCACCGCCATGCGTGCCCGCGGCGCCAAGGCGACCGACATCGTGATTCTGGTGGTTGCCGCCGACGACGGCGTGATGCCGCAAACGCGTGAAGCCATCCACCACGCCAAGGCCGCGGGCGTGCCCATGGTTGTGGCCGTGACCAAGATCGACAAGCCGTCGGCCAACCCGGAACGCGTCAAGCAGGAACTGGTTGCCGAACAGGTCGTGCCGGAAGAATACGGTGGTGACGTGCCCTTCGTGGGCGTGTCGGCCAAGACCGGCGAAGGCATTGACGATCTGCTGGAAAACCTCCTGCTGCAAGCCGAAGTGCTGGAATTGAAGGCTCCGGAAGACGCACCCGCCAAGGGTCTGGTCATCGAAGCCCGTCTGGACAAGGGCCGTGGCCCGGTCGCGACGATCCTGGTGCAAAGCGGCACGCTCAAGCGCGGCGACGTCGTGCTGGCCGGCGCAAGCTTTGGCCGCGTGCGCGCCATGCTGGACGAAAACGGCAAGCCGATCCAATCGGCGGGCCCGTCCATCCCGGTGGAAATTCAGGGTCTGACCGAAGTTCCCGCCGCCGGCGACGAACTGATGGCGCTGTCCGACGAACGCAAGGCGCGCGAAATCGCGCTGTTCCGCCAAGGCAAGTTCCGCGACGTCAAGCTGGCACGCCAACAGGCCGCCAAGCTGGAATCGATGTTCGACAACCTGGGCGAGGGCACGCAAACGCTTACCCTTATCGTCAAGACCGACGTGCAGGGTTCGCAGGAAGCGCTGGTTCAGTCGCTGGTCAAGCTGTCGACCGACGAAGTCCGTGTGCAAGTGGTGCACGCGGCCGTGGGCGGCATCTCGGAAACCGACATCAACCTGGCTATTGCCTCGAACGCGGTCGTGATCGGCTTTAACGTGCGTGCGGAAGCAAGCGCCAAGAAGCTGGCCGAGAACAACGGCATCGACGTGCGCTACTACAACATCATCTATGACGCCGTGGATGAAGTTAAGGCGGCCATGTCGGGCATGTTGGCGCCCGAGAAGAAGGAAGAAATCATCGGCCTGGTCGAGATCCGTGAGGTCTACAGCATCTCGCGCCTTGGCAACATCGCTGGTTGTATGGTGCTTGACGGCATCGTCCGCCGCGATTCCCAGGTACGCCTGCTGCGCAACAACGTGGTTCACTGGACGGGGCATCTTGAATCGCTGCGCCGCTTCAAGGACGACGTCAAGGAAGTCAAGTCGGGCTTCGATTGCGGTCTTACGCTGCGCGGCAACAACGACATCCAGGTGGGTGACCAGCTGGAAGTCTTTGAAATCAAGGAAATCGCGCGTACGCTGTAA
- a CDS encoding LysR family transcriptional regulator encodes MSGFDLDQLRTLVAVLDAGSLTAAAPKVFLSQSSVSEQMRKLEERAGQALLIRAKTGVTATPAGERLLRHARAILALSDEAYRDLRGVALRGELRLFITDYFRPGDVARMLRRLNEQYPQVRLHVTIMKSGAIEAAYERGEIDVGISMSIQERGAPRARAQGALLRREPLLWMAAEGAAAPAGEPLPLLVLPETCALRQYVERQLTRRAVPYAVAHVASGVAGLQLAISAGLGVACLNESALAPGIARLHAPGLPTLPSVEFRLLPARPGESEFIGLAREAIVKAMA; translated from the coding sequence ATGTCTGGATTTGACCTTGACCAGTTGCGCACGCTGGTCGCCGTGCTTGATGCCGGCAGCCTGACGGCGGCGGCGCCCAAGGTTTTTCTGTCGCAGTCATCGGTCAGCGAACAGATGCGCAAGCTGGAAGAGCGCGCCGGCCAGGCGCTGCTGATACGCGCCAAAACCGGCGTGACGGCCACGCCGGCGGGCGAGCGGCTGCTGCGTCACGCCCGCGCCATTCTTGCGCTTAGTGACGAGGCCTATCGCGATTTACGCGGCGTGGCGCTGCGCGGCGAATTGCGGCTGTTCATCACGGATTACTTTCGCCCCGGCGATGTGGCGCGCATGCTGCGGCGCTTGAACGAACAGTATCCGCAGGTGCGCTTGCACGTGACGATCATGAAAAGCGGCGCGATCGAGGCTGCCTACGAACGAGGTGAAATCGACGTGGGCATATCGATGTCGATCCAGGAACGCGGCGCGCCACGGGCCAGGGCCCAGGGTGCATTGCTGCGCCGCGAGCCGCTGCTATGGATGGCGGCGGAAGGCGCCGCGGCGCCCGCTGGCGAGCCCTTGCCGCTGCTGGTCTTGCCCGAGACATGCGCATTGCGCCAGTACGTAGAGCGTCAGTTGACGCGGCGCGCCGTGCCCTACGCGGTGGCGCATGTGGCATCCGGCGTGGCGGGCTTGCAGCTGGCTATTTCGGCGGGCCTGGGGGTGGCCTGCCTGAACGAGTCGGCGCTTGCGCCCGGCATCGCGCGGTTGCACGCGCCCGGCCTGCCGACGCTGCCGTCGGTGGAATTTCGGCTATTGCCCGCCCGCCCCGGAGAGAGCGAATTCATCGGCCTGGCGCGCGAAGCCATCGTCAAAGCCATGGCGTGA
- a CDS encoding 4-oxalocrotonate tautomerase — protein MPHIVVHISGQSDPAINRRVVDSVAGLTQSVLGKKLPVIAITLQHIPHDLWFIGGKPLSELGKNAFHLDISVTDETNTKAEKARYIKEIYASFQQILGELHECSYVHVIDARAAAYGYGGATQEYRHQQSGV, from the coding sequence ATGCCCCATATCGTCGTACACATTTCCGGTCAATCGGACCCCGCCATCAATCGTCGCGTGGTCGACTCGGTGGCCGGACTGACACAGTCCGTGCTGGGCAAGAAGCTGCCTGTCATCGCCATTACGTTGCAGCACATTCCGCACGATCTCTGGTTCATCGGCGGCAAGCCGCTATCGGAACTGGGCAAGAACGCCTTCCACCTGGACATCAGCGTCACGGACGAAACCAACACCAAGGCCGAAAAGGCACGCTATATCAAAGAGATCTATGCGTCCTTCCAGCAGATATTGGGCGAGCTGCACGAATGCTCGTACGTGCACGTGATCGACGCGCGGGCAGCAGCCTATGGATACGGCGGCGCCACGCAGGAATACCGGCATCAGCAAAGCGGGGTGTAG
- the rbfA gene encoding 30S ribosome-binding factor RbfA, which translates to MSRHKSKAIPGRNLRLADQIQKDLAEIIQREIDMSRAGLITLSGVELSTDYAHAKVWFTVLGAEPEAATALLNEKAGWLHSQLYKLLHIHTVPTLRFFHDEQIARGIEMSILIDRANRPGPHSGVPDEPEDQS; encoded by the coding sequence ATGAGCCGTCACAAGTCCAAAGCCATCCCCGGCCGCAATTTGCGGCTGGCCGACCAGATCCAGAAGGATCTGGCCGAGATCATCCAGCGCGAGATCGATATGTCTCGCGCCGGGCTGATCACGCTCTCTGGTGTGGAATTGTCGACCGACTACGCGCATGCCAAGGTGTGGTTCACGGTTTTGGGCGCCGAGCCCGAAGCCGCCACCGCCTTGCTGAACGAAAAAGCCGGTTGGCTGCATTCCCAGCTTTACAAGCTGCTGCACATTCACACTGTCCCCACTTTGCGCTTCTTCCACGACGAGCAGATTGCCCGTGGCATCGAAATGTCGATCCTCATCGACCGCGCAAACCGGCCCGGCCCGCACTCGGGCGTGCCTGACGAACCTGAAGACCAGTCCTGA
- the rimP gene encoding ribosome maturation factor RimP, with protein MADLFALTEEALAGMDVELVDVERAALGLLRVTIDRVGGVRIEDCEQVSRQLSRVFEVENVDYKRLEVGSPGIDRPLRNEAEFRRFAGERIEIKLREALDGRKVFSGTLTVPEDDAAASEADAGMHKTVFGLEFEAKKNEIQVLNFTVEDIERAKLDPVLDFKGKKR; from the coding sequence ATGGCTGATTTATTCGCATTGACCGAAGAGGCTCTGGCCGGCATGGACGTCGAACTCGTGGACGTCGAGCGTGCCGCCCTGGGCCTTTTGCGCGTAACGATCGATCGGGTCGGCGGTGTGCGCATCGAAGACTGTGAACAGGTTTCCCGCCAGTTGTCGCGGGTGTTCGAAGTCGAAAACGTCGACTACAAACGACTGGAAGTCGGTTCGCCGGGCATTGACCGCCCGTTGCGCAACGAAGCCGAATTCCGCCGGTTTGCAGGCGAGCGCATCGAAATCAAGCTGCGTGAGGCATTAGACGGACGTAAGGTTTTCTCCGGCACGTTGACCGTGCCCGAAGACGACGCCGCCGCCTCGGAAGCCGACGCTGGGATGCACAAGACCGTCTTCGGTCTCGAATTTGAGGCAAAAAAGAACGAAATCCAGGTGTTGAATTTCACGGTCGAAGATATCGAACGTGCAAAACTGGATCCCGTTCTGGATTTCAAGGGCAAAAAGCGATGA
- the typA gene encoding translational GTPase TypA, whose translation MTRALRNVAIIAHVDHGKTTLVDQLLRQSGTFRENQALTERVMDSNDLEKERGITILAKNCAVEYEGTHINIVDTPGHADFGGEVERVLSMVDGVLLLVDAVEGPMPQTIFVTRKALALGLKPIVVVNKVDRPGARTDFVINATFDLFDKLGATEEQLDFPVVYASGLSGYAGLTPDVREGNMRPLFEAILQHVPQRDDDPNGPLQMQIISLDYNSYVGKIGVGRINRGRMRPGMEVAYKFGPDGQGGKGRINQVQKFHGLERVVVEEAEAGDIVLINGIEELGIGCTVTDVITQEALPMLRIDEPTLTMNFMVNTSPLAGREGKFVTSRQVRDRLDRELKSNVALRVRDTGDDTVFEVSGRGELHLTILLETMRREGYELAVSRPRVVFKDIDGVKCEPFESLTIDVEDAHQGGVMEELGRRKGDLQDMQPDGRGRTRLEYLIPARGLIGFQNEFLTLTRGTGLMSHIFHEYAPVKEGSIGERRNGVLISQDQGDAVAYALWKLQDRGRMFVSPGDALYEGMIIGIHSRDNDLVVNPIKGKQLTNVRASGTDEAVRLVPPIQMSLEYAVEFIDDDELVEITPKSIRLRKRHLLENERKRAAREASV comes from the coding sequence ATGACTCGCGCCTTGCGCAACGTCGCCATCATCGCCCACGTGGACCACGGTAAAACAACCCTGGTCGACCAGCTGCTGCGCCAATCCGGCACCTTCCGCGAAAACCAGGCGCTGACCGAACGGGTCATGGACTCGAACGACCTGGAAAAAGAACGCGGCATCACGATTCTGGCCAAGAACTGTGCCGTTGAATACGAAGGCACGCACATCAACATCGTCGACACCCCGGGCCACGCTGACTTCGGTGGCGAAGTCGAACGCGTGCTGTCCATGGTTGACGGCGTGCTGCTGCTGGTTGACGCCGTTGAAGGCCCGATGCCGCAGACCATTTTCGTGACCCGCAAGGCGCTGGCCCTGGGCCTGAAGCCGATCGTGGTCGTCAACAAAGTTGACCGCCCGGGCGCCCGTACCGACTTCGTCATCAACGCCACGTTCGACCTGTTCGACAAGCTGGGCGCGACGGAAGAACAGCTGGACTTCCCGGTGGTGTACGCCTCGGGCTTGTCCGGCTACGCCGGCCTGACCCCGGACGTGCGCGAAGGCAACATGCGCCCGTTGTTCGAAGCCATTTTGCAGCACGTGCCGCAGCGTGACGACGATCCCAACGGCCCGCTGCAGATGCAAATCATCTCGCTGGACTACAACAGTTACGTCGGCAAGATCGGCGTGGGCCGCATCAACCGTGGTCGCATGCGCCCCGGCATGGAAGTGGCTTACAAGTTTGGTCCCGACGGCCAAGGCGGCAAGGGCCGCATCAACCAGGTCCAGAAGTTCCATGGCCTGGAGCGCGTTGTGGTTGAAGAAGCCGAAGCCGGCGACATCGTGCTGATCAACGGCATCGAAGAACTGGGCATTGGTTGCACCGTGACCGACGTGATCACGCAGGAAGCCCTGCCGATGCTGCGCATCGACGAGCCGACGCTGACCATGAACTTCATGGTTAATACGTCGCCGCTGGCCGGCCGCGAAGGCAAGTTCGTGACCAGCCGCCAAGTGCGCGACCGCCTGGACCGCGAACTGAAGTCCAACGTGGCGCTGCGTGTGCGCGACACGGGCGACGACACGGTGTTTGAAGTGTCGGGCCGTGGCGAACTGCACCTGACGATTCTGCTGGAAACGATGCGTCGCGAAGGCTACGAGCTGGCCGTGTCGCGTCCGCGCGTGGTGTTCAAGGACATCGACGGCGTGAAGTGCGAGCCGTTCGAATCGTTGACCATCGACGTTGAAGATGCCCACCAGGGTGGCGTCATGGAAGAGCTGGGCCGCCGCAAGGGCGACCTGCAGGACATGCAGCCGGACGGCCGTGGCCGTACGCGTCTGGAATACCTGATCCCGGCCCGTGGCCTGATCGGCTTCCAGAACGAATTCCTGACGCTGACGCGCGGCACGGGTTTGATGAGCCACATCTTCCACGAATACGCCCCGGTCAAGGAAGGTTCGATCGGCGAGCGTCGCAACGGCGTGCTGATCAGCCAGGACCAAGGCGATGCCGTGGCCTACGCGCTGTGGAAGCTGCAGGATCGCGGCCGCATGTTCGTGAGCCCGGGTGATGCGCTGTATGAAGGCATGATCATCGGCATTCACAGCCGTGACAACGACCTGGTCGTGAACCCGATCAAGGGCAAGCAGCTGACCAACGTGCGCGCCTCGGGTACCGACGAAGCCGTGCGCCTGGTGCCGCCGATTCAGATGTCCCTGGAATACGCCGTGGAATTCATCGACGACGACGAGCTCGTTGAAATCACGCCGAAGTCGATCCGTCTGCGCAAGCGCCATCTGCTGGAAAACGAACGCAAGCGCGCCGCGCGCGAAGCCTCGGTCTAA
- a CDS encoding TIGR00730 family Rossman fold protein yields the protein MSEIRTAADKLANIGPAVSVFGSARVSRNSPHYETTVAISAALAGAGFAVIAGGGPGIMEAANKGAFEAGGTSIGLNISLPHEAHNNEYQTISLSFEYFFSRKATFFMHSFAYVAMPGGFGTLDELFEALTLIQTGKVPPAPIVLVGSEYWSGMVEWLGDQVLGNGMIGAHDLDLFIIEDDPVKVVRRVVEFHDKVTSEAQYAPSLPA from the coding sequence ATGTCAGAGATACGGACGGCGGCAGATAAGCTCGCGAACATCGGGCCCGCAGTCAGTGTCTTCGGCAGCGCACGCGTCAGCCGCAACTCCCCCCACTATGAAACCACCGTTGCCATTTCGGCCGCCTTGGCCGGCGCCGGGTTCGCGGTCATTGCAGGGGGCGGCCCCGGCATCATGGAGGCCGCCAACAAGGGAGCCTTCGAAGCAGGCGGCACCAGCATCGGGCTGAATATCAGCCTGCCGCACGAAGCGCACAACAACGAATACCAAACCATCAGCCTGTCATTCGAGTATTTCTTCTCGCGCAAGGCCACGTTCTTCATGCACAGCTTCGCCTACGTGGCGATGCCGGGCGGCTTTGGCACGCTGGACGAGCTCTTCGAAGCGCTGACGCTGATCCAGACAGGCAAAGTGCCGCCCGCGCCCATCGTGCTGGTGGGCAGCGAATACTGGTCGGGCATGGTCGAGTGGCTGGGCGATCAGGTGCTGGGTAACGGCATGATCGGCGCGCACGACCTTGACCTTTTCATCATCGAGGACGACCCCGTCAAAGTGGTGCGCCGCGTCGTGGAATTCCATGACAAAGTCACTTCCGAAGCCCAATACGCGCCGTCCCTGCCCGCCTGA
- the nusA gene encoding transcription termination factor NusA, translating to MSREILLLVDALAREKNVTRDVVFGALESALASAMKKRFKDDADIRVAIDRETGDHEGFRRWLVVPDEAGLQEPDKQEMLSDAQEIVPDIQEGEYIEEPLEPIEFGRIGAQAAKQAILQKIRDAEREQVLNDFLDRGETIVSGTIKRMDKGDAIVETGKIEARLPRSEMIPKENLRVADRVRAYVLRVDHAARGQQVILSRTSPEFIRQLFENEVPEIEQGLLEIKAAARDAGVRAKIAVVAYDKRIDPIGTCVGMRGSRVTAVRNELGGEQVDIVLWSEDPAQFVIGALAPANVESIVVDEDKHAMDVVVDEENLPKAIGAKGQNVRLASELTGWQINIMTPEESLNRQEVERSGLRTTFMSKLDVDEEVADILIDEGFTGIEEIAYVPMQELLEIEAFDEDTINELRARARNALLTEAIAQEERLETAQDLLELEGMTQELAAKLAERQVHTRDDLAELATDELAEIAGLTEQEASDLIMRARAHWFDEE from the coding sequence ATGAGTCGCGAAATTCTTCTGTTGGTCGATGCCTTGGCGCGTGAAAAGAACGTCACGCGTGACGTCGTGTTCGGTGCGCTGGAAAGCGCGCTGGCCTCGGCCATGAAAAAGCGCTTCAAGGATGATGCGGACATTCGTGTCGCCATCGATAGGGAAACCGGCGATCACGAGGGCTTCCGCCGCTGGCTGGTGGTGCCCGACGAAGCGGGCCTGCAAGAGCCCGACAAGCAGGAAATGCTGTCGGACGCGCAAGAAATCGTTCCTGATATTCAGGAAGGCGAATACATCGAAGAGCCGCTTGAGCCCATCGAATTCGGCCGTATCGGCGCGCAGGCGGCCAAGCAGGCCATCTTGCAAAAGATCCGGGACGCTGAACGCGAACAGGTGCTGAACGACTTCCTGGACCGTGGCGAAACCATTGTGTCCGGCACGATCAAGCGCATGGACAAGGGCGACGCCATTGTCGAAACCGGCAAGATCGAAGCGCGCCTGCCGCGTTCCGAAATGATCCCGAAGGAAAATCTCCGGGTTGCCGACCGCGTCCGCGCCTACGTGTTGCGTGTTGACCACGCCGCGCGTGGTCAGCAGGTGATCCTGTCGCGCACCTCGCCCGAGTTCATTCGCCAGCTGTTCGAGAACGAAGTGCCCGAAATCGAACAGGGTCTGCTCGAGATCAAGGCTGCCGCTCGCGACGCGGGTGTGCGTGCCAAGATCGCCGTGGTGGCATACGATAAGCGTATCGACCCGATCGGCACCTGCGTCGGCATGCGCGGTTCGCGCGTCACCGCGGTTCGTAACGAGCTGGGTGGTGAACAGGTCGACATCGTGTTGTGGTCTGAAGACCCCGCGCAGTTTGTCATTGGCGCCTTGGCGCCGGCCAACGTCGAATCGATCGTCGTTGATGAAGACAAGCATGCGATGGACGTCGTGGTTGACGAAGAAAACCTGCCCAAGGCCATCGGCGCCAAGGGTCAGAACGTGCGCCTGGCGTCCGAGCTGACGGGCTGGCAGATCAACATCATGACGCCGGAAGAAAGCCTGAATCGCCAGGAAGTCGAGCGTTCGGGTCTGCGCACCACGTTCATGAGCAAGTTGGACGTTGATGAGGAAGTCGCCGACATCCTGATCGACGAAGGTTTTACCGGTATCGAGGAAATCGCTTACGTACCCATGCAGGAACTGCTGGAAATCGAAGCGTTTGACGAAGACACCATCAATGAATTGCGCGCCCGTGCCCGCAATGCGCTGCTGACTGAGGCAATTGCCCAGGAAGAGCGTCTTGAGACCGCACAGGATTTGCTTGAACTCGAAGGCATGACGCAAGAACTGGCTGCAAAGCTGGCCGAGCGTCAAGTGCATACGCGTGATGATCTGGCCGAATTGGCAACGGACGAACTGGCGGAAATCGCCGGCTTGACCGAGCAGGAAGCCAGCGACCTCATCATGCGTGCCCGTGCCCATTGGTTCGACGAAGAATAA
- the truB gene encoding tRNA pseudouridine(55) synthase TruB, whose amino-acid sequence MAKRRGLLLDGVLLLDKPVGLSSNHALQRAKRSMDAAKAGHTGTLDPFATGLLVCCMGRATKISGAMLNADKAYRATLQFGSETDSGDLTGNVVSTAEPGFTVDEQALRDALSRFSGTIEQIPPMYSALKRDGKPLYEYARAGIELERAPRQITIHRIELLSLSGTQAEIDVACSKGTYIRTLAQDIGRVLGCFAHLTALRRTHVGPFSLERAVELEALQAMPDPKQALLALNELPEGLLPSTLTLKDSL is encoded by the coding sequence ATGGCTAAACGACGCGGGCTTTTGCTCGACGGTGTGCTGTTGCTCGACAAACCCGTAGGTTTGTCGAGCAACCACGCCTTGCAACGCGCCAAGCGTTCCATGGACGCGGCGAAAGCCGGTCATACGGGCACGCTGGATCCCTTCGCCACCGGCTTGCTGGTGTGCTGCATGGGACGCGCAACCAAGATTTCCGGCGCGATGCTTAACGCTGACAAGGCGTATCGCGCTACGCTGCAATTTGGCAGCGAAACCGATTCTGGCGACCTGACCGGCAATGTCGTGTCCACCGCCGAACCGGGCTTTACCGTTGACGAACAGGCGCTGCGCGACGCGCTGTCACGTTTCTCGGGCACGATCGAGCAGATTCCGCCGATGTACTCCGCGCTTAAGCGCGATGGCAAACCGCTGTACGAGTACGCGCGCGCCGGCATCGAGCTGGAACGGGCCCCGCGCCAGATCACGATTCACCGCATCGAGCTGTTGTCCCTTTCGGGAACGCAGGCAGAGATCGATGTGGCTTGCAGTAAAGGCACATACATCCGAACACTGGCCCAGGACATCGGGCGCGTGCTGGGCTGTTTCGCCCACCTGACGGCGCTGCGGCGCACGCATGTCGGGCCATTTTCTCTGGAACGCGCCGTTGAGCTGGAAGCCTTGCAGGCCATGCCAGACCCCAAGCAGGCATTGCTTGCACTGAACGAATTGCCGGAGGGCTTGCTGCCCTCCACCCTGACCTTAAAGGACTCGCTATGA